A genomic window from Labeo rohita strain BAU-BD-2019 chromosome 6, IGBB_LRoh.1.0, whole genome shotgun sequence includes:
- the cbx8b gene encoding chromobox protein homolog 8b yields MELSAVGERVFAAESIIKRRIRRGRMEYLVKWKGWSPKYSTWEPEENILDSRLFVAFEEREREREIFGPKKRGPKLKTFLLKAQAKEKAKSYEFRNESSRGITYPIPEPVVTPRAREGLRAVVPTIFPPSTVNRGESVRIPPPEPREHRSSHSPRPSTDAFTLSPKKRGRKPKLRFTDGYTSSLHPEHSKRAADETMASIPSKMAKLGLGEEEERCSEISGSIKISHKHMDATYSHRQNRVIPSRSTQHISPEWSLHSSRVSADLQGRRTNPQTSHFHHKHLKHHSKRRIFEHGDSTSRQPSLIAKIPVSRIFGEPEEGDAWKPSFSNVEKVIVTDVTTNFLTVTIKESSTDKGFFKDKR; encoded by the exons ATGGAGCTGTCGGCTGTCGGAGAGAGGGTGTTCGCGGCCGAATCGATCATCAAGAGACGAATACGACGG GGTCGAATGGAATATCTTGTGAAATGGAAGGGCTGGTCACCCAA GTACAGTACTTGGGAACCAGAGGAAAATATCCTAGACTCACGCCTATTCGTTGCCTTTGAAGAGAg GGAGCGCGAGAGAGAAATATTTGGACCCAAGAAAAGAGGACCTAAGCTCAAGACTTTTCTTCTAAAG GCCCAAGCTAAAGAAAAGGCAAAGTCTTACGAATTCCGAAATGAATCATCCAGAGGCATTACATATCCCATTCCAGAGCCTGTGGTAACCCCTAGAGCAAGAGAGGGGCTACGTGCTGTGGTTCCCACAATTTTCCCTCCCAGCACAGTCAACCGAGGGGAGAGTGTAAGGATTCCACCTCCAGAACCAAGGGAGCATCGTTCTTCACACTCACCCAGACCTAGCACTGATGCATTTACCCTCAGCCCAAAAAAGAGAGGACGGAAGCCCAAATTACGCTTCACAGATGGTTATACAAGCTCCTTACATCCAGAGCATTCAAAAAGAGCAGCAGACGAAACCATGGCAAGCATTCCTTCCAAAATGGCAAAGTTAGGTTTGGGAGAAGAGGAAGAGAGATGCTCTGAAATAAGTGGGAGTATTAAGATCTCTCACAAGCACATGGATGCTACTTATTCACACAGACAAAACAGAGTCATTCCAAGCAGGAGTACCCAGCATATTTCTCCAGAGTGGAGTTTGCATTCCAGCAGAGTTAGTGCAGACTTACAGGGCCGCAGGACTAATCCACAGACAAGCCACTTTCACCATAAACACCTGAAGCACCATTCAAAACGAAGAATATTTGAACATGGTGATTCCACCAGCAGACAGCCTTCGCTTATTGCCAAAATTCCAGTGTCACGCATATTTGGAGAGCCAGAGGAAGGAGATGCTTGGAAGCCTTCCTTCAGTAATGTGGAGAAAGTCATAGTTACTGATGTGACGACGAACTTCCTGACTGTAACAATCAAAGAGAGTAGCACAGATAAAGGCTTCTTTAAAGATAAAAGATGA
- the c6h17orf67 gene encoding uncharacterized protein C17orf67 homolog, producing the protein MKLLVCLFCVVLLTFCTDANPVIKESFAKQLLRTKRQKPGHPDEPMREHMLHMQRLEQRARETNMEHWMNPHCFPRCDRNYGYPV; encoded by the exons ATGAAGCTGTTGGTATGCCTCTTTTGCGTGGTCTTATTGACCTTCTGCActg ATGCAAACCCCGTCATTAAGGAGAGTTTTGCAAAGCAGCTACTCCGCACCAAGAGACAGAAGCCTGGACACCCTGATGAACCTATGAGG GAACACATGCTGCATATGCAGAGGCTGGAGCAGAGGGCTCGGGAGACCAATATGGAGCATTGGATGAACCCTCACTGCTTCCCTCGCTGTGACCGCAACTACGGTTACCCTGTGTAA
- the LOC127166533 gene encoding E3 SUMO-protein ligase CBX4-like, with protein sequence MELPAAGEHVFAVESIEKKRIRKGRCEYLVKWRGWSPKYNTWEPEENILDPRLLVAFQNRERQEQLMGYRKRGPKPKHLLLQVPSFARRSSVLTDLQEVSQGEDNQPKATSDLVQSQQYQLNSKKHHPYQPNPKDKQGEARINGKKKHYYQLNSKKHHHYQPNPKMYDSLYQRVKETKVPELTDKEWNLSPALQQKWVQDKESGGLSKVRNITMELKKLPKLNGGADLNMNTSSDAKEDKAPPNGISSKLKIVKNKNKNGRIVIVMSKYMENGTQAAKIKKRTAESEEKRQEKDCKSCEADECTEKIKHTKKQSLVKMIKKDSEAESAGLRLFNGLSSCGGDNPKKACSIVFEPNNSKKPGRTGDYVSNEQPLQLTTKTSLTTVPFEKSDQRYTQSTQYGPPTFPQKRCYSEPDSDSGEAKRFLSSQSISAPSTDLSHSCNGTTHFNDHQHSGEHDFEILDSNQDEPIDLSCVRSREERKIPTHSQIGNSILTGKAAISTPQQVEKEMKKSVPNFTPFLGNIIITDVTANCLTVTFKEYVTV encoded by the exons ATGGAGCTGCCCGCCGCGGGTGAGCACGTCTTCGCGGTGGAAAGCATCGAAAAGAAACGCATTAGAAAG GGAAGGTGTGAGTACCTGGTCAAATGGAGAGGCTGGTCTCCCAA ATATAACACGTGGGAGCCAGAGGAAAATATTCTGGACCCAAGACTTCTCGTCGCTTTCCAAAACAG GGAAAGACAAGAGCAGCTAATGGGTTATCGTAAACGAGGGCCAAAACCAAAACATCTTCTCCTGCAG GTGCCATCATTTGCGCGAAGATCCAGTGTTCTTACTGACCTTCAGGAGGTGTCTCAGGGTGAGGATAACCAACCCAAAGCAACTTCAGACCTGGTCCAAAGCCAGCAATACCAGCTTAACAGCAAGAAGCACCATCCCTACCAGCCCAACCCAAAAGACAAGCAGGGAGAGGCACggataaatgggaaaaaaaagcacTACTACCAGCTTAATAGCAAGAAACACCACCACTATCAACCAAACCCTAAAATGTATGACTCCCTGTATCAGAGGGTCAAGGAGACCAAAGTTCCTGAGTTGACTGACAAGGAATGGAACTTATCTCCAGCTCTACAGCAGAAATGGGTCCAAGATAAGGAATCTGGGGGCCTCAGTAAGGTGAGGAATATTACAATGGAGTTGAAAAAGCTTCCTAAACTAAATGGTGGAGCTGACTTAAACATGAACACAAGCAGTGATGCAAAGGAAGACAAAGCACCGCCCAATGGAATAAGCAGCAAACTGAAGATTGTGAAGAACAAGAATAAAAACGGGCGCATTGTCATTGTCATGAGCAAATACATGGAAAATGGCACCCAGGCAGCTAAAATTAAGAAAAGAACAGCAGAGTCTGAGGAAAAAAGGCAAGAAAAGGATTGTAAGTCCTGTGAAGCAGATGAGTGCACAGAGAAGATAAAGCACACAAAGAAGCAAAGTCTtgtgaaaatgattaaaaaggaCAGTGAAGCTGAGTCTGCCGGTTTAAGGCTTTTCAATGGACTATCATCTTGTGGAGGGGACAATCCTAAAAAAGCATGCTCCATAGTATTTGAGCCAAACAACTCAAAGAAGCCTGGCAGGACTGGAGATTATGTATCTAATGAACAGCCCTTGCAACTGACAACCAAAACCAGTCTGACTACAGTGCCTTTTGAGAAGAGTGATCAAAGATACACCCAATCTACTCAATATGGTCCCCCCACCTTCCCTCAGAAGCGTTGCTACTCGGAGCCAGACAGTGACAGTGGGGAGGCTAAGAGGTTCCTAAGTTCTCAGAGTATAAGTGCTCCAAGTACTGACTTGTCTCACTCTTGCAACGGCACCACACACTTTAATGACCATCAGCACTCTGGCGAACATGACTTTGAAATCCTGGACTCCAACCAAGATGAACCCATAGACCTCAGCTGTGTAAGGTcgagagaagagagaaaaatTCCTACACATTCTCAGATTGGAAACTCTATACTGACTGGGAAAGCAGCAATCTCTACACCACAACAAGTagagaaagaaatgaaaaaatctGTTCCAAACTTCACACCTTTTCTTGGGAATATAATAATCACAGATGTCACAGCAAACTGTCTCACAGTGACATTCAAGGAATATGTTACAGTTTAG